In Pangasianodon hypophthalmus isolate fPanHyp1 chromosome 3, fPanHyp1.pri, whole genome shotgun sequence, a single genomic region encodes these proteins:
- the lrit1a gene encoding leucine-rich repeat, immunoglobulin-like domain and transmembrane domain-containing protein 1a produces MKKWSFFNQTLSWVLKYRGLKMMVIVFFALLLASGGFPPAQTSCPSQCSCHYHNLSDGSRARSVICNDPAITLVPASFPTDTSSLRIEKTAIKRIPSEAFKYLPNLEFLWMSFNVLSSVNVDSFRGLNSLEELRLDGNSLTAFPWESLKYMPNLKLLDLHSNKLSSVPTEAVKYIRPLTYLDLSSNNLLTMPTEVLTTWMTVKPIQGAENSKIILGLHDNPWLCDCRLYDLVQFQKSPSLAVAFIDTSLRCTAPESLSGVLFSDADLRRCQEPKVHSAVSRIRSTVGSNVLLRCGAVGVPMPTLTWRRADGKTLNGTVKQENSKDGIVWSILNVPVVSFHDSGKYICKATNYAGSAEALIALIISKSPKLDNGTETVKKIKEDKQNPAEKEKIITKYISPRPSSVPVITSPMVYTGPYPGMQSDSVAESGTNTHPTSPDRLLEANLSNLAANASSLQQDLNRIVRSVKVVGDTDYSVCLTWRAPKANNSTAFSVLYAVFGERDMRRINVSPGNNRIIIEGLVPKTKYIACVCVKGLIPKKEQCVIFSTDAAASANGTQKLINVVVISVACVIAVPLTVVVCCGALKRKIQKLLSKKSKDIQDSYVTFESLSPSTKAKGLEGDYLSKLNPEESNRLLSARSSLDSESITQIEEQRNEYLC; encoded by the exons ATGAAAAAGTGGAGTTTCTTTAATCAGACTCTTTCCTGGGTATTGAAGTACAGGGGATTAAAGATGATGGTCATTGTCTTCTTTGCTCTGTTGCTCGCATCAGGTGGATTTCCGCCTGCACAGACCTCATGTCCTTCTCAGTGCAGCTGCCACTATCACAACCTGAGTGATGGATCCAGGGCCAG GAGTGTGATTTGTAATGACCCTGCAATAACCCTGGTGCCTGCCAGCTTCCCCACTGATACATCCAGTCTCAGAATAGAAAAAACAGCTATAAAGAGGATCCCCAGTGAAGCATTTAAATACCTCCCAAATCTGGAGTTTTTGTGGATGTCCTTCAATGTATTGTCATCAGTGAACGTGGACAGCTTCCGTGGACTGAACAGTCTGGAAGAGCTAAGGCTTGATGGAAATTCCCTTACTGCTTTTCCTTGGGAGTCCTTAAAGTATATGCCTAACCTAAAGCTCCTTGACTTGCACAGTAACAAACTCTCTTCAGTCCCTACAGAGGCAGTAAAGTACATAAGGCCTTTAACATACCTGGATCTCTCCAGCAATAACCTGCTGACGATGCCGACTGAAGTCCTTACTACTTGGATGACAGTCAAACCCATCCAAGGAGCAGAGAATTCAAAAATTATTCTTG GACTCCATGACAATCCTTGGCTTTGTGACTGTCGGTTGTATGACCTGGTCCAGTTCCAAAAGTCTCCATCACTGGCTGTGGCCTTCATTGACACCAGCCTGAGGTGTACTGCTCCTGAGAGTCTCTCAGGAGTTCTGTTCAGTGATGCTGACTTGAGACGATGCCAGGAGCCCAAGGTTCATTCAGCTGTATCCCGCATCAGGAGCACAGTGGGCAGCAATGTGTTACTGCGGTGTGGTGCTGTTGGCGTCCCCATGCCTACGTTGACATGGAGAAGGGCAGATGGGAAAACGTTGAATGGGACAG TTAAACAAGAGAACTCTAAAGATGGAATTGTTTGGTCTATTCTAAATGTGCCTGTTGTCTCCTTCCATGACTCTGGGAAATACATATGCAAAGCAACAAACTATGCTGGGAGTGCAGAGGCTTTGATTGCTTTAATCATAAGCAAGTCTCCAAAGTTAGACAATGGAACTGAAACTGTAAAGAAAATCAAAGAAGACAAACAAAACcctgctgaaaaagaaaaaattattacCAAATATATTTCCCCAAGACCCTCTTCTGTTCCTGTAATAACAAGTCCTATGGTTTACACTGGTCCCTATCCTGGCATGCAGAGTGACAGCGTTGCAGAGAGTGGGACGAACACACATCCAACTAGTCCTGATCGACTTCTAGAGGCCAATCTGAGCAACCTCGCAGCCAATGCCTCCTCTCTGCAGCAAGACCTTAACAGGATTGTTCGCTCAGTCAAAGTGGTTGGAGATACAGACTATTCTGTGTGCCTAACCTGGAGAGCCCCAAAAGCCAATAACTCGACTGCCTTTAGTGTGCTGTATGCAGTATTTGGAGAGAGGGACATGCGCAGAATCAATGTCAGTCCTGGAAACAATCGAATCATCATTGAAGGCTTGGTTCCAAAAACCAAATAcattgcctgtgtgtgtgtaaaaggtcTGATCCCTAAAAAAGAGCAGTGTGTAATCTTTTCCACAGATGCAGCAGCAAGTGCTAATGGGACCCAAAAGCTTATTAATGTAGTTGTAATATCCGTTGCCTGTGTGATAGCTGTGCCTCTGACTGTGGTCGTCTGTTGTGGAGCACTTAAGAGGAAAATCCAAAAACTTCTGAGCAAAAAGTCCAAAGATATTCAGGATTCATATGTAACATTTGAGAGTCTTTCGCCCAGCACAAAGGCCAAAGGCCTGGAGGGGGACTATCTGTCCAAACTGAACCCAGAGGAGTCCAATAGATTGCTATCAGCCAGGTCTAGCCTGGACTCTGAGTCCATCACTCAGATTGAAGAACAGCGAAACGAGTACTTGTGCTGA